In Stomoxys calcitrans chromosome 2, idStoCalc2.1, whole genome shotgun sequence, the following proteins share a genomic window:
- the LOC106080462 gene encoding protein spindle-F, with the protein MDNSGGQKQHLALRVALDTMKDRCILQQKRLTEVEEENQELREHLTHYKHTVGAAPVGIPENVQQLHLQVCELQRKNEKLNAHMEMVSAENRKLWSRLSQIAKDQSSKINKENDNTLTASDIDASTSSGAAAAAATEASPRGGVNNQNLIRSKTFTLKTVNSPNQNMRQKLIPAENCGSSDMRDVSLEDGIALEVYDDGDGNALECANKQPNDNAEAMAEATMAFGYLNVDEANASTQEQDFNAETKKCIEGLGVMRREAMKQQKELNAVLALLESRIALQPCAECMKKSQKPEMADKSLETDESLTDSKYVNTHHIDCNIEAAKVSNGLGVSSTSSTMQQQPQQQISQKNHLNILQEKILADEANKMCPMCGKVYNCDVTFESFCEHVEEHFRDDSIDLVHSMDNNFELISHTVGNF; encoded by the exons ATGGATAACTCCGGTGGCCAAAAACAGCATTTGGCCCTACGTGTAGCCCTAGACACAATGAAAGATCGGTGTATTCTGCAACAAAAACGTCTAACAGAAGTTGAGGAAGAAAACCAAGAGTTACGGGAACATTTAACACACTATAAGCACACAGTTGGTGCTGCACCCGTTGGAATACCCGAAAATGTTCAACAACTACATTTGCAAGTATGTGAATTGCAACGTAAGAATGAGAAGCTAAATGCCCATATGGAAATGGTTTCTGCTGAGAACCGCAAACTATGGTCCAGACTTTCACAAATAGCCAAAGACCAGTCATCAAAGATAAACAAAGAAAACGATAACACATTAACGGCTTCAGATATAGATGCCTCAACTAGTAgcggtgctgctgctgctgctgctactgagGCAAGTCCTCGCGGTGGAGTGAACAACCAAAATCTCATACGTTCCAAAACATTCACTTTAAAAACAGTGAATTCACCAAATCAAAATATGCGACAAAAACTTATACCTGCCGAGAATTGTGGTTCATCAGATATGCGTGATGTCAGTTTGGAAGATGGCATTGCATTGGAAGTCTACGATGATGGGGATGGCAATGCGCTGGAGTGTGCTAATAAACAACCAAATGATAATGCAGAGGCAATGGCCGAGGCAACTATGGCATTTGGCTATTTAAATGTGGACGAGGCAAATGCTTCAACACAGGAACAGGACTTCAATGCTGAAACTAAGAAATGCATTGAAGGTCTGGGAGTTATGCGTCGCGAAGCTATGAAACAGCAAAAGGAATTAAATGCCGTACTTGCTTTGTTGGAGAGCAGAATAG CTCTCCAACCTTGTGCGGAATGTATGAAGAAAAGTCAAAAGCCTGAAATGGCTGACAAAAGCCTGGAGACTGATGAAAGTCTAACTGACTCCAAATATGTTAATACCCATCATATTGATTGCAACATCGAAGCTGCAAAGGTCTCCAATGGTCTTGGTGTATCCAGCACATCTTCTACAATGCAGCAGCAGCCGCAGCagcaaatttcccaaaaaaatcatCTGAATATTTTGCAAGAGAAAATTCTAGCCGATGAAGCCAATAAAATGTGTCCCATGTGCGGTAAAGTTTACAATTGTGATGTAACATTTGAGTCGTTTTGCGAACATGTGGAAGAACACTTTCGCGATGACAGCATCGATCTGGTGCACAGTATGGATAATAATTTTGAGTTGATATCACACACAGTGGGCA